The Primulina huaijiensis isolate GDHJ02 chromosome 17, ASM1229523v2, whole genome shotgun sequence genome window below encodes:
- the LOC140962684 gene encoding protein NRT1/ PTR FAMILY 6.2-like, with translation MVQSASDDAVDYNGDPANRSTTGGWVSAASILVVELCERLSSMAIGVNLVTYIHGTMHLPSATASTIVTNWGGFSFLLSIFGGILADTFLGRYWTIAIFANIHALGSGLLAISTVLPHLRPPPCNTSLSNDCKEANGLQMAVFYIAAYTVALGLGGIKCSVSGFGADQFDQKDEKEKAQMVHFFNRFYFFISFGTLLAVTVFVYIQDKAARVWGYGSITVLMWFAVVIFLSGTRRYRYKKCVGSPVVQTLQVLVAAIRKRNLTFPSNVQQLYHTHSEDSRYSQNGRFSFLDKASIIDEADTANVESGVQNSWRLCSVAKVEEIKMMSRLLPIWATTIMLWTVHAQMITYSVLQAATLKRSIGSFQIPPGSFNAFFIGAILLSLGIYDRLVIHLFKKESGNKGLTNLQKIGLGLFFSVIAMGVAAIVEIRRLKVAKSTGGAVLTLPMSGFFLVPQFALAGVAEGFVYTGQLDFFLSESPKGMKAISTSLFLTTIAFGFFVSTALVSIIRDVTKDKHNWLPADVNNGRLDLFYGFIALLCAINLVLFICCARWFIRKKALTLN, from the exons ATGGTGCAGTCTGCTTCTGATGATGCTGTGGATTACAATGGTGATCCTGCTAACAGGTCCACCACCGGTGGTTGGGTTTCTGCGGCATCGATCCTTG TGGTCGAGCTCTGCGAAAGGCTATCGTCGATGGCAATTGGGGTTAACCTCGTGACTTATATCCACGGCACGATGCATCTACCTAGTGCCACTGCGTCAACCATAGTCACAAATTGGGGTGGTTTTTCTTTTCTCTTAAGCATATTTGGAGGCATACTTGCAGACACCTTCTTAGGAAGATATTGGACTATTGCAATATTTGCAAATATTCATGCATTG GGGTCCGGCCTGTTAGCAATCTCAACAGTTCTGCCCCACTTACGCCCACCTCCATGTAATACTTCTTTGTCAAACGATTGCAAAGAAGCTAATGGTCTGCAAATGGCAGTTTTCTACATAGCTGCATACACTGTCGCGTTAGGACTAGGTGGTATCAAATGCAGCGTTTCAGGTTTCGGGGCGGATCAGTTTGACCAAAAAGATGAGAAGGAGAAAGCTCAAATGGTACACTTTTTCAATAGGTTCTACTttttcatcagttttgggacactcCTTGCAGTTACGGTGTTTGTTTATATACAAGACAAAGCGGCTCGAGTGTGGGGTTATGGAAGTATCACGGTTTTGATGTGGTTCGCAGTTGTCATTTTTCTATCAGGAACTCGAAGATATCGTTATAAAAAATGTGTTGGGAGCCCTGTTGTTCAAACTCTGCAAGTCTTGGTAGCTGCTATAAGGAAAAGAAACCTGACGTTTCCCTCGAACGTCCAACAATTGTACCATACTCATTCCGAGGACTCAAGATATTCTCAAAATGGTCGTTTCAG TTTCTTGGATAAGGCGTCAATCATAGACGAAGCTGACACCGCAAATGTAGAATCTGGTGTTCAAAATTCATGGAGACTGTGCTCGGTCGCAAAGGTAGAggaaattaaaatgatgagtcGGCTGCTACCAATTTGGGCAACAACGATTATGCTTTGGACCGTACATGCACAGATGATCACTTATTCTGTGCTACAAGCTGCCACATTGAAAAGGTCTATCGGTTCATTTCAAATCCCACCAGGCTCATTCAATGCCTTCTTCATTGGAGCCATACTGCTGTCTCTCGGAATTTATGATCGTTTGGTCATCCATCTGTTCAAAAAAGAGTCAGGCAACAAGG GTCTGACAAATCTCCAAAAAATTGGTCTAGGCCTCTTTTTTTCCGTTATAGCAATGGGGGTGGCAGCAATAGTCGAGATTCGAAGATTGAAGGTCGCAAAATCCACAGGTGGCGCCGTTTTAACCCTACCAATGAGTGGTTTCTTCTTGGTACCTCAGTTTGCTCTAGCCGGGGTTGCAGAAGGATTCGTGTACACAGGGCAGCTCGACTTTTTCTTGTCAGAGTCACCAAAAGGGATGAAAGCAATTAGCACGAGCCTGTTTCTGACTACCATCGCATTTGGGTTTTTCGTGAGCACTGCATTGGTTTCAATCATAAGGGATGTGACCAAAGATAAGCATAATTGGCTTCCGGCAGATGTTAACAATGGTAGATTGGATCTTTTTTATGGGTTCATAGCATTGCTTTGTGCTATCAATCTTGTGCTCTTCATCTGTTGTGCTAGATGGTTTATTAGGAAGAAAGCGCTGACTTTGAATTAA
- the LOC140963490 gene encoding probable sugar phosphate/phosphate translocator At5g25400 has product MGKGGALSEGVMRKIVLSYTYVAIWIFLSFTVIVYNKYILDRKMYNWPYPISLTMIHMSFCSSLAYLLVRVFKAVEPVTMSWDLYLRSVVPIGLLYSLSLWLSNSAYIYLSVSFIQMLKALMPVAVYSIGVMFKKEGFKSETMANMVSISVGVAIAAFGEAKFDSWGVMLQLGAVAFEATRLVMIQILLTSKGITLNPITSLYYVAPCCLAFLFIPWVLVEFPSLKENSSFRFDYAIFASNSFCAFALNLAVFLLVGKTSALTMNVAGVVKDWLLIAFSWSVIKDTVTPINLFGYGLAFLGVAYYNHSKLQAMKAKEAQKKAQQTDEETGRLLEERGTENGGDSKRDVPED; this is encoded by the coding sequence ATGGGGAAAGGCGGAGCTTTGAGCGAAGGCGTGATGAGGAAGATTGTGCTTTCGTATACATATGTGGCAATATGGATCTTCCTCTCTTTCACTGTCATCGTCTACAACAAGTACATTCTGGATCGAAAGATGTACAATTGGCCTTACCCCATCTCGCTCACGATGATTCATATGTCCTTCTGCTCTTCTCTCGCGTACTTACTCGTCCGAGTTTTCAAGGCGGTGGAGCCAGTCACCATGTCTTGGGATCTTTACCTCAGATCTGTGGTCCCGATTGGCTTATTGTACTCTCTTTCACTCTGGCTTTCGAATTCTgcgtatatttatttatctgtGTCGTTTATTCAAATGCTCAAGGCGCTGATGCCTGTGGCTGTGTATTCGATCGGTGTTATGTTTAAGAAGGAGGGCTTTAAGTCGGAGACGATGGCGAATATGGTTTCGATCTCGGTTGGGGTGGCGATTGCTGCTTTTGGTGAGGCCAAGTTTGATTCTTGGGGGGTTATGCTTCAATTGGGTGCTGTTGCTTTTGAAGCCACTAGGCTTGTTATGATTCAGATCTTGCTTACTTCTAAAGGGATCACTCTTAATCCCATTACTTCTCTTTATTATGTGGCGCCCTGTTGCTTGGCCTTCTTGTTTATTCCATGGGTTCTTGTTGAGTTCCCGTCTTTGAAGGAGAATTCGAGCTTCCGTTTTGATTATGCGATTTTCGCGTCTAATTCGTTCTGTGCTTTTGCCCTGAATCTTGCTGTATTCTTGCTTGTTGGAAAGACATCTGCTTTGACCATGAATGTGGCCGGTGTGGTGAAGGATTGGCTCTTGATTGCTTTCTCTTGGTCGGTGATTAAGGATACAGTGACTCCAATAAATTTGTTTGGTTATGGATTGGCTTTCTTGGGGGTTGCATATTACAACCACTCGAAATTGCAGGCCATGAAGGCCAAGGAAGCGCAGAAGAAGGCGCAACAGactgatgaggagactggaagGTTACTTGAGGAAAGGGGAACTGAGAATGGCGGTGATTCGAAGAGGGACGTGCCTGAAGATTGA
- the LOC140963308 gene encoding LOW QUALITY PROTEIN: embryo-specific protein ATS3A-like (The sequence of the model RefSeq protein was modified relative to this genomic sequence to represent the inferred CDS: inserted 1 base in 1 codon), protein MSNSGTRGLERSKCLGKDLEWLKLQGHVISEPSSPGVSYVEYLECRKTRCSSISRTRDRVNIAFGDAYGNEVYAPRLDDPRSGTFEIFSTDTFEIRGPCTYTICYVYLLRVGSDGWKPVSVNLYGQDRNAATYYYNXLPNGVWYGFDHCEGGAAVSF, encoded by the exons ATGTCGAATTCAGGAACACGGGGTCTAGAGAGATCAAAATGTCTTGGAAAAGACTTGGAATGGTTGAAGCTGCAAGGACACGTGATATCCGAACCATCTTCTCCTGGTGTTAGTTATGTTGAGTATCTTGAGTGTCG AAAAACCAGATGCTCCTCCATTTCCCGCACCAGAGACAGAGTCAACATTGCATTTGGCGACGCTTATGGCAACGAG GTGTATGCACCGAGACTAGACGATCCGAGATCGGGGACCTTCGAGATATTCTCCACGGATACGTTCGAGATACGGGGGCCTTGTACGTATACGATCTGCTATGTGTATCTGTTGAGGGTGGGATCGGACGGTTGGAAACCGGTGAGTGTGAATCTCTATGGTCAGGATCGTAATGCAGCTACTTATTACTACA ACCTCCCAAATGGAGTGTGGTATGGGTTCGATCATTGCGAGGGTGGCGCTGCGGTGTCGTTTTGA
- the LOC140962867 gene encoding phospholipase D alpha 1-like, whose translation MAQILLHGDLHATIYGIDKLHVGFIAELFHKITGSKLYATIDLGKARVGRTRLLPHQHSHPEWNESFHIYCAHTASEVVFTIKLDDAIGADDIATASVPVSDLIQGEVIDKWLEIHYTHNKLMHEHSKIHVKLQFYDVTRECCWARGIKSPKFPGVPFTFFPQRKECKVTLYQDAHVPDAFIPKIPLAGGKFYEPNRCWEDIFDAIWNAKHLIYITGWSVFTNIMLIRDNRRPKPGGDMVLGDLLKKKASEGVRVLMLIWDDRTSVGGLKDDGLMATHDEDTGNFFRNSDVHCQLCPRNPDNGRSLIQNIEIGTMFTHHQKIVVADCAMPNGGTHRRRIVSFIGGIDLCDGRYDTQFHSLFRTLDSAHHDDFHQANYKGATIQKGGPREPWHDIHCRLEGPAAWDVLYNFEQRWRKQGVTDILLELQELDDIIIPPSSIIFPDDRETWNVQVFRSIDGGAAFGFPDSPENAVKSGLVSGKDNVIERSIQDAYIHAIRRANNFIYIENQYFLGSSFSWYSDDIKVENIGALHVIPKELSLKIVDKITNGQRFTVYVVIPMWPEGFPESTSVQAILDWQTRTMEMMYTDIVQALKSKGIEANPKDYLTFFCLGNRETKKSGEYEPLEKPNLDTDYGKAQQARRGMIYVHAKMMIVDDEYIIIGSANINQRSMDGARDSEIAMGAYQPYHLSCKQPARGQVHGFRMALWYEHLGLLENCFCHPQSLECIQKVNQLAERNWELYAADVMEGDLPGHLMTYPIEVLPDGKIAERSGTKNFPDTRARVLGTKELYLPILTT comes from the exons ATGGCACAAATTTTACTCCACGGAGATCTTCATGCAACTATATATGGGATTGATAAGCTGCACGTTGGATTCATTGCCGAATTATTTCACAAG ATAACTGGTTCAAAGCTCTACGCAACAATTGATTTAGGAAAGGCCCGAGTTGGAAGAACAAGATTGCTTCCTCATCAACACTCACATCCTGAATGGAACGAGTCTTTCCATATATACTGCGCTCACACGGCCTCCGAAGTTGTATTCACCATCAAACTCGACGATGCCATTGGAGCTGATGATATCGCAACAGCCTCCGTACCTGTATCCGATTTGATCCAAGGTGAAGTAATCGACAAATGGCTCGAAATCCATTATACTCATAATAAACTGATGCATGAGCATTCGAAAATCCATGTTAAGCTGCAGTTCTACGACGTTACCCGGGAATGTTGTTGGGCTCGAGGCATTAAAAGTCCTAAATTTCCTGGTGTTCCTTTCACGTTCTTTCCGCAGAGGAAGGAATGCAAAGTTACACTTTATCAAGATGCTCATGTTCCTGATGCTTTCATACCCAAGATTCCACTAGCCGGTGGGAAATTCTACGAACCAAACCGGTGCTGGGAAGACATTTTCGATGCCATTTGGAACGCGAAACATTTGATCTATATAACAGGTTGGTCTGTTTTTACGAATATTATGTTGATACGTGATAATAGGAGGCCTAAACCAGGGGGTGACATGGTTCTTGGCGACCTTCTGAAGAAAAAAGCTAGTGAAGGCGTGAGAGTACTAATGCTCATTTGGGATGATAGGACTTCGGTCGGAGGGCTTAAGGATGATGGACTAATGGCAACTCATGATGAAGATACGGGGAATTTTTTTCGAAATAGTGATGTTCATTGCCAGTTATGTCCACGTAATCCAGACAATGGGCGTAGCTTAATCCAGAACATAGAAATCGGCACGATGTTTACTCATCATCAGAAGATTGTGGTGGCTGATTGTGCCATGCCTAACGGAGGTACACATAGGAGGAGAATTGTTAGTTTTATAGGCGGGATCGATCTATGTGATGGCAGATATGACACTCAGTTTCACTCCCTTTTTCGAACTTTAGACTCCGCACATCACGACGATTTTCATCAGGCAAATTATAAGGGTGCAACCATTCAAAAAGGTGGCCCAAGGGAGCCGTGGCATGATATTCATTGCCGATTGGAAGGGCCTGCAGCTTGGGATGTTCTCTACAATTTCGAGCAACGATGGAGGAAACAAGGCGTAACTGATATACTATTAGAACTTCAAGAACTTGATGACATCATAATACCCCCATCTTCCATTATATTTCCTGATGATCGCGAAACTTGGAACGTCCAAGTTTTTCGATCCATAGATGGTGGAGCTGCTTTCGGGTTCCCCGATTCACCTGAAAATGCAGTTAAATCTGGGCTAGTGAGTGGCAAAGATAATGTCATCGAGCGAAGCATTCAAGATGCGTATATCCATGCTATACGACGTGcaaataatttcatttatattGAGAATCAGTACTTTCTTGGAAGCTCGTTTTCTTGGTACTCGGACGACATCAAGGTCGAAAACATCGGTGCTCTACATGTCATTCCAAAGGAACTGTCGCTAAAGATTGTGGATAAGATCACAAACGGGCAGAGATTTACAGTTTACGTCGTGATTCCGATGTGGCCTGAAGGGTTTCCAGAATCTACATCAGTCCAAGCTATATTAGATTGGCAAACGAGGACTATGGAAATGATGTACACTGATATAGTTCAAGCCCTCAAATCAAAAGGGATTGAGGCAAATCCTAAGGATTATTTAACATTCTTTTGTTTAGGTAACAGAGAAACAAAGAAAAGTGGAGAATATGAGCCATTAGAAAAGCCAAACCTCGATACAGATTACGGTAAAGCTCAGCAGGCCAGGAGAGGAATGATCTATGTTCATGCCAAGATGATGATTG TCGACGACGAGTACATCATCATAGGATCCGCGAACATCAACCAAAGATCCATGGACGGGGCAAGGGATTCAGAAATTGCAATGGGAGCCTACCAGCCATACCACTTATCCTGTAAACAGCCAGCAAGAGGTCAAGTGCACGGCTTTCGGATGGCCTTATGGTACGAGCATCTGGGACTTCTGGAAAACTGTTTTTGTCATCCACAAAGTTTGGAATGCATTCAGAAAGTGAACCAATTGGCTGAAAGAAACTGGGAGCTTTACGCGGCGGATGTCATGGAGGGCGATTTGCCTGGACACTTAATGACTTACCCGATTGAGGTTTTGCCAGATGGAAAGATTGCCGAGCGCTCCGGGACCAAGAATTTCCCGGATACGAGGGCGCGGGTCCTGGGTACTAAAGAGCTGTATCTTCCAATCCTCACAACTTGA